A segment of the Phoenix dactylifera cultivar Barhee BC4 chromosome 15, palm_55x_up_171113_PBpolish2nd_filt_p, whole genome shotgun sequence genome:
TATAGCAGTCTAAAACCTACTTAACAATGTCTATGGACAACAAAAAAGCAACAAAATGACTTTATAAATATCAATATATGACAAGGATAACAAGCTATAGCCCCTTCCTAGctaacataaattaatttttctcaACTAAATCTAAATTATAAATGATTTCTCTAGTTATATCTGCCATGTCATGGGTTCTTAAAATTGCACCAAGCAGCTACTGTCCTGAAAGCATCCTTGATAATTGATGAAAAAAATACCTTATATCCTAATATATCAGCCACCAAAAAATGTGCCTGATACTAATTATGGACGtcgaaaaaaacaaagaaagaaaaaataaatatgtattaTACATAAAAAAGTGTACAGTTCAACAACCTCCAAAGCCTTAAGAACATGCTCAGGTGCAATTGTTCTCTTTTCCTCCCGACTACATACTTCATTCGACTCTGAAGAAACAAGGTTGATGAACTCTGCAAATaataagagaagaaaagaaacaaacttAGCAGAAAAAATATCAAGGCAGAAGTGAAAAACAACAGGTCATACTAACTGCCATCATTAAAAGCACATCATCAAAAGCACATAAGATAATCCCTATCCAAAAGAATTGATTGACAACCAAGATCAATGTGGAAAAACAACTGGATGCATCAGATGTGCAGAAATGAAGGGTAAACATATAACTAgaaagaattcttgaaactttacCTTTTTCATGTGTCATACAAAAAATGAGGGCCAGTAGGTTCGTTGCCTTGCAAATTCTAAGACTGCTGGCATATCTTAAAATAGAAGAATGCTTCGTTATACTAGTGTTATAAATACGTAGGATGTTAATTTGTTCATATTCAAAGCAGTGGGATCAACATATATGCCTTTTTTAGCCAAAAACTTAGCTGCAAACCAAGGGTTTAAATCCTAGAACCAAGGTCAGCCTCGAAATAAGGCCAGGTTGGTACAGTACCAGCAACCATTAAAAacaagaatgaagagaaagaaataaaaaaaataaaaataaacaaaagaatTGGTGTACCGGGATGCCAAGACATCCCAAGTGTTGGGATACAACAATCCCTGTCTGTCCTAGCCAGGAAGACCATGATGACCCAATCTAGAGAGACGCGGGGTCCTGAATGCATCCTAGGATTTCTCTCTCTTAGGTCCCACATGGTACTGCAAGACGGACTAAGTCCTTAATCCTTGGTACTGTAAATTGGGTGGTTGCTCTACTCTAAGCGTTCTTTGAGTTAGACTACTGATATAACATGTGATCATCAATTCCTACAGGGTTAGTTTGTCAGGAGATAAAGAAGATTATCTAATGTCATGATGTGGAAATCTTGGGAATATACGTACTTCCATGATTAGAAAGGTAATGAGATTAGCTTGCCCCACAGTAGAATGGCATAGCATTGCCCTTTGGTTGATCATGCTTCACTCCAGTACACAATCTGCACCAGCAAACAGGCTTCTGACACTGGCTTCTCGTGCAGCCAGTGCAGCACTGTGGATCCCATTAATATGGCACACAACCAGCATGAATGTGGAGTGCCATTCTATCACAAGGTAACCTAACCTATGATCACTCAGAAATCCCATTTACTAGAGAATGCAAGGCATTAGGTATAAAGCTAATAAATATTTGAGCCTATTGCTATATGCGTCCTATGAACTATAAATTGAGATGAAGAGTATTTGAAAAGGTTTAGAGCTTCTTATGATAAAGCACATCGGCATGCAAAGAAAAATTAGTCCCTACACCTATAACTAATATAACATATCATAACTAAGGACCTGGGGCACAAGAAACTCTTCTGTCATTGTTAACACTTTCAGTATCAAGAGGGATAACGTCCAGTAGATCGTAGTATTATCCAAAAATTTTGGGTCATGCCATGAACTCAAAGTATAATCAAGAGAACAAAATATTTTCCTGAACATAAATAAGGACAATTACCCATGATAATGACTCCAGAAAGCAATTTGCTAGCAGCATTAGAGCTTATAATCCTCAAGATATAACTGTGCACCTTTCAGGTGTTCCCTGGAGTGACTTAAAGCAAGTTATCAAGAAAAGGTTTCGTGGCTGAAAAGGCCTCTTGAAACAAAACAACAGATTATTTCTCtataaagtagaaaaaaaagGTTTTCTGGATCTGATACATCTCCAGATATAAACTAATCTCATCAAAGTTCGTTTGGAATATCAAAGAATACAATCTTAATCAGTTGCTTCTTTAAGTAGCTGCAtcacttaaaaataaaacaaatgttCACCTTTTTGTTTCTGAGACCTAAAAGTCAAAAGCTATATCAGATTTTCCAAAAGAAGGGCATTGAGATAAACATTATATATTTGGCATACTACTAGTGTACAATAAGTCTATAGGTGAACTAAATTTGCTCTTACCAACACAGCATTCAACAAGAAGATCTTGAGCATCTCTAGCAACACGGACATCAGGCGGCAACATTTCCTTAATAATCTTGAACATAGTTGCTGAAACATAATAAGAATTCTGAATAACATTCACTAGCAAAAAGCAgttattggaaaaaaaaatgagaggaaaaagaagaaactgACTTAATGCAGTACATCATTGCACAGATGTATAAAGAGATTGTTCCTACATTAAATTGATAAAAAGATAAGCATATCATGTTGAACCAAATAGTGTAAATGGCATAACTGTACCATGTTTGTAGACCTCAAAATTGCTTATACCACCACCTAAAAACATCCTTTCACTGCTACAGTCCGGAATTACAAGAAAAGATACTACAAAAGTTTGTTGCTTAGATGATCAACGGATCAAGATGAGGGATTCAAATCAACCTTGACACTGCATTTCTTTATATCTTTAATAATAATGAGAAAAAACTCAGATAGACAAGGGCGACACTCATATGCTGCTTTGCAGGGCGGCACCCACTCGCAGGACCCatcctactctctctctctctactcacTCAGAATTATaaccctcttttttttcttcagtaAACTAATTCAACCAGTTTCGATATTCAAAAATTATCAAGAACCATCCAATTCAAATTACCAATTCATATAATTTGTAACAGTATCCTATCAACATAACTCAATTCATCATATGACATATTTTGAATGTTTCCCAGAAACAATATAGTAAGAAACCAATCGTGGAATAATAACACGCATCGGCCAGAAAACCCATCAGATTCAAATTTtaataaatcaaattaaaatttACACGATATGTTTGAGATTATAGACATTACCAAACCATTCGTGCATGTCTTCCGTGTTTTAATCATCACAGAAAGCAGAATCCAGAGCCCAAATTAGAAAGATTCCAATCAACCGTAAAAGTAAGAAAGATTCCAATCAACCGTAAAAGTACATGTCAAATTCCCAAAAAAGAGATCACAAAATCGAGATCATAGGATCTACATATCGAAGACAAACCGCACCTTTTGGAAGGGAGACGTCCTCCTTTGATTTCCCGACGATGTCCATCGGCTCCATGTCCCAATTAAAGCCAAAAGAAGAGCAAAATCCCGTAACTCTTCGCCTCTCAACAATCTCCGGTCAATTCAAGAACCGTCGGGGCGAACAAATTGGGGGAAAAcagaaagggagaagaaggaaacgaTAAAGAACAAGATCTAAGAATCCGATCGATGAAACGACGGCGAATTCCAACGATCCGAGGCGAATTTAGATGCAGAAAATCCCTCAAAAATCGAGGGGGGAGAGAGGAAACGAGAGGAGAGCGAAGGGGATCTGCATCGTAATTACGAAACTGGCCTTGGGACACCTGGCCTTCTCATGGAAATCCTTTCGGAGACCAACGTAAGAGACCTTCTTCATTACGTAAACGTCACACGCGTGCTGTCGGTTCCCCCATTTGTGCGGTGCTGAGCTGGGTCTCTTTGTAGGGCCCATCTTTCAGGTGTCCTTGATCATCGCCACGCTAACATCGTCAACGGCTCTTGATGCAATTTTGTAGCTCATCCAAAATTTCTATTGTAAGTAATGGCTAAGAAAACAATGTTCGTCATAAATTGGAATTGTCCCGGGAGTTTTTATCCGAAAGCCAGGGATTGGAATTAACGGCCAAGAAAATATTGTTTATTCTCCATTAAAATTGCCATTAGAATCATTGGAGAGTTCAAGTCAAGAGAGTTGGTGTTCCTTCTAGGTTTCAACCTACACACTTTAAGCAGTCGGATAATCTTAGGCTGCTTTTAAGGGATGTAACCACATCTATGTCTGAAAAATAAGGGAGGTGGATATTAATATGCATCAAAGGAAGGGCAAAATAAACAGAATATTTTTATGTTAGGTCAGGTCTTTTTATTACCGATATGAAACTAACTAATGGATCACTAAGGTCGGTATGTGAATCTTGCTGCATCTTTACTTCTAGTGTTGGATCACTTATTAACCACTGCACTGCAGCAAGAACCGGGGCTGTTCTGGATTTGGAATGGTTTTCAAATAAACATCAACAAAGCCAACCTCCAGTAATTGGAACAACGCTTTTGGTTAAGCTTATGGCTATTGGAAGATCAAAATGCTTGGAGGGAGCTGATAACAGTCAATATCAAAGTACAACTACGGTCCATAGAAGAACAGGCTGAGGCTATCGGATGAGAGATGGATTTCCTGCCTTCCACCCGAACAGGGGGCGGATCACTTCCCTCTGGGACTCATTTCTCACAGTTTTTACCCATATTCTTTGCCCCTGGTGCATCATCCCAGCAGCCATGTATCCCAAACCTGAACCTCAGACGAGACTAAACCAATTGTTTCATGATCAACTACTGATTTTCAACATAATGGGTGAAGTCACCAAACGCCAATATTGCCTCTATCCACTGGCGGCAACTAAAACTGCTCGCACTCCTATCAGATGTAAACCCAGAAGGATAAGCATGGAATGGAAATTCTTACTGCAAAGGCATCTCGATAGGCATTCAAAGAGGAATCAATGAGTTGGCTATCTGATGAATACAAGTGATAAAACTATCTGCCTGGAAGGAACAACATAACTGGTCTTGGGCTGCAAGTAGAGAAGCTACCATGAGATTTGGAGAGTTCCAGCTTCATATCTGGAACACGTATCAGGCATTTTAAACGATCAATCAAGGGTGAAGAGGGTCCCTCTCAATCCATGGCAATTTATACAGAGCATggaccaaaaacaaaaaaaagatgagCTGCAAATCAACCCCACTGGAACCCATTATAAGAGAGATTGCATTCAAAAAGAAGAGAGACACAAAAACTTGAACAATTAATTGACAGCCTGCGAGATACAAAACTGCAGCTGGAACTTGACACCATTTACACTCCAGCTACGACGCCCCTTTTATTGTGCTCAGTGAGAGATGGAACACTACATTATCTCTAGTTTGCTATTTTCCTATTTTCATTCCTTTTCAATTGGCTATACATGACAAATGACAGCACATATACTTGAATGCGGCCCTTTTTTTCAACCTGCTGCTATTTACAAGCTCGGCCAATTGCGTCGCCTGAAGACAGGTCAAGAAGCGCCTATGGAGCCGTTGTGACAACTGACTTCTCTCCACATCCCCTTGCATGTACTGGTGTATATGCAGCACCTTTGAAACATTGAGATCATCCAGCCATTTATTGTTTCTGCTGTATAGCCCTCAAGCACGGATATGGATGTTATGGTGGAAGAAGAGCAAAGCTGCTGCATTACTTGATTCAATGGCTCCATGCTGCTACAGTCTGAACCATGAAGGACTCAGTTAACCTCCTAACAAGTAAATACTAGAACAATTGAGCTGCAGTGGAAGCAAGAAAGGTAATTGGTACTTCATTACTTTAGACTTAGAAAAGAGATGAATTATCAGATATAATTAGACCTATCAATAAGGCTCAGATGCACATTTGCTTCAGAAAATGCCAGAATATCGTCCAGTTGTCCAAATGAGCATCTGAAAAAGATCTCAAGCAGCAATTCCTAGTTGGCAGTTATGCCATGTTTCAAAGGCTATCAGCATTTTACTCATATTTAATGAACAGCAAACAGAAACATATACAACAAATCGGTTGATTAAAATTATTCTCCTAAAAAGGGTGCCCCATTACTATTAAGTAGAAGAAATGAGAGAGAAGAAATTACCATAAATCCATGTGTTCTACCACTCCTTGGAACAATTTGACCTGCTTGGAGGCTTGCAGGTACGAGGGACCCCAAGAAGAGGAGCCTTGAAGCAGCCTTGGCCcatagctacaaaattataacCACTTCAAAATTCTGGACTGTATCATATGGCCTCTAGAGTTATTGATGCTTTGGTAAAAACTGACAACACAAATGGTGCCTCCTCTCCAGGTTGGATAGTTGTAGGAACTATTGTGTATCCCCTTGGATAAGGTTCCAAGACCAATTCACAAGATATTTCTCTTGAGTTGACATAATCTGTCCCACCAACTGACTCATGCAGGTAAATATTGTATGCTGCGCGACGGCCACATGTCTTTAGTATTCTCATTCCAATATAAAACATGGAAGAATCATGACTAGATTGATAGTTCCTGAAACCATTGGTCTTTCTGGAAAAACTCACACCCTAATAGACAAATGTGAAGAATAGTGAGATTAGGTATCCAGAAAAGTATGGATGCATGATGTGTCAAGCCAGTGCATACCTGGGTCAGGGTGATAAATACATGAATTGGGAATGATGATGCCTCAGGACCTGTTGCTCTAAGCCTAAACTGTGGATTTTGATGCCATGAGTCATAATCTTGGCAGCCCCCAGCACTATAGCCACGCCACTGTCCATGGACGGAATAATGCATCTCTGGTGGGTAGACCCGGCAAACATAAATAGAGCGAAAGTGGATCTGAAAGTCTTGCCATGACATCCAGAATATCCCATCCTTTGACTGATGAACaacaaaattttcagaaaacATGCAATAGGAACTGGTTGGCATAGATTCATAATATtttgagccaaaaaaaaaaaaaaatgcaatcccATTACTTTTAAAGCATACATTAAGTGAACGTTTTACAATACAAGAATGGAACTATAAGCTACAGATAAAATACAATATATCAATAATAAAATTCCATCTCTGCAAAGCAAAAACTAGTTGAAAGAACCTGAGGAACATGCTTGAGCTTATGTTTCATTCTGTCTGTCCATTCAAGCGATGAGTCAGACCAAGGGCCATTCCACTCAACTTCATTGGCCCACGGATTTCGAATCTGAACAAGCTTGTGGCCATATACTTCTCTTACCTAAATCATCAATTGAACAAGAAGGGAAAATTTTAGcatgaataatttatttttctgaaaataactGGAGGGGATCTTATATAACAAACAACATCAAAATGTACCTGCAATATTGAGTAAGCATGGCCTTGAACAATTCCACTAGATGAAATGCGTACATCTGAGCCTGATGGACTCCCAGCACCAAGCAGAAAGCCTTCTCGCTTAAAATGTAACAACTGGGACCATAATCTTCCACTTGCCAGATCGATTTGTGCTTGAGCACTCCTCATGTCAATCTCTTCCCCTGCACCTCCTGTGAGGTCCACAAGTGCATCTTGGACAAGCCCACCTTCTAATGCCTCATATGAACCATGAAGCTTGGCATAAGCCTTCTCCAAGATAGAGACCCAGAGTTCATTATATTTCCTACTAGTAGCGAATGCTGGTTTTCCAGGTGACTCACAGGGAATCCAATCATCAACCACCACAGGGACCCATTCACCCTACAAGAACTAAGTGAGACTTCCGACCAGAGGAGCACATGGATGCATCATTCAAAAGGATAGCAATCTCAGGTTTAGAAACTGACACTTATCCCAGATAAGTATGACCAATTCAGCTTGGATGAAATCATGCAGGTTTTAGAAATATGCAGATTTTTCGCAAGTAACATTCGGATTAGAAGCATTGCGTAAGATTAATGCATACATAAATGAAGCAGTGGAAGAGGTTAAAGCTCAGGAAGAATAATGCAGAAACATTCGTCAATAACGACATCCTATTCCCCACCGGTTATTGCAATACCGAAAAGGGCACAGAAAAAACAGGGGCAAGCATTTTGCAAATATAGGTATCaagcatggtctgccgtaccggtcggtacgggtcGGTACCGGCTGGTACATACCGGTACCGGACCCTACCGGTATGGTACAGCTACATATttcggtaccgaaccgtaccgACGCGTATCGGCCCGTACCGATGCGTATCGGCCCGTACCGATCCGGTACCGACGCATACTGACCGGTACCGGCCCGAACCGACCAGTCCGTACcagctccaaattttttttttcttttagccccatcggtaccgtaccggttcggctcgatttggttcggtaccgtaccggtaccgatgcccaccggtacgtcggtacaaTCGGTACCGCGTACCTTAACTATCAAGGCTTACGAAAAAAGCAAATTACTCGATTGGTCCACTTGATTTGAAGCCATTCATATTACTGCATAGAAACACTTGTGCACACAAGTGCCACAACAAAGGTGTTTGTAGTCAAAAGACATCAAGCACCAAAATCCTACATGGCAGAACATGTGGGCTAGCAGATTAACTGCCTAGCTCTTAGTGCAATAAAAAAATGTATACACACCTATAAGTAAGCAAAAACAAGAGGTATCCAATTATAGTTTACCATGGTTTAAAATATAAAGTATTTAAGGAAACCAATTGTCAAGTTCAGCCAATCTAAAAGGCCATAACAGCAAAAGGCAAATAAATTTGCTCCAAACACCAGGAAAGAAGGCCAGAAAATGGTAAGTAAATAATATAATGGCAACTTAAAGGGCTGGATAGGACAAAGACAAATTAAATAGGTGTAGGTCTAGAgaattcagaaaatcataaatcatGGATTGGAGGCCATGGGATCTCCAgtttgcgtgtgtgtgtgtgtgtgtgcgtgtgcgCACGCATGTTTCGAGGGCACAAATTGCCAGAAGAAATACATATTGATAGCTTGAATCTTCAAAGCATGTTTGAATAGTTGGACTAGTGTTCAAGCATGCCCACTATGTATCGAGCAAAATCTATAATCTCGGTACCAGATACCGTACCGGTATCTTATCGGTTCGGTACGGTATACTCCTGTACCAAAAATAGCTCTCTAaccatttttctcaatttttatctcGGTACCCTTTGATATAGATTGATATGCCTCGATACACGCCTCGGTACGCACTGGTACAGCCTCAGTACGGGGTGGTATGCCTTGGTACAGGGCGGTATGCCTTGAGATTTGTACCgacttaaaattttatattggtTTCCTCCCGGTACAGTACGATATGCCCCACGTCAAGTAGTACAGTAAACCATGGTATCAAGTGCTGGATAGTTCACTATATTGGTAACTAAAATAGTCTCTAAACATCATATAAATTTTATAGAACCCTTAGTTTATTAATACATAATTTGAACAATACATATTATGGTTCATGGTTTTAAGTAACAAGCACTACCAATGCACTATTGCCATATTATAAACAAGCATACAGGCCTACAAAAAGAAGGCCATTATATATACCTGCTAAACACTGAAGAAGCTTAAATTTTAGTCATTAAGGGAATTCTGACATCGTCCTAATTTGTAAACATATTATGATCCATAATCCATTATATTAATGAATCAAGACATATATGGCATTATTTATCTAAAACCAATATTGCATGTACCTACCACACAAACATGCCATCGCATTATTATTAGCAAAGTTTTATGTCCAAGCGCGATGGGGGGGGCATCTTGGCCATCCCCCATCCTATCTCATTCTTGTGAGAAAATGGGACTGGGATGGCGTCAAGACTCCAAGACCCATCCATGtgaggagagaagaagaggaaagacagaaaaaaaagatgaagaaaaggaaagagtgaaggaaagaagaataagttaaacgaaagaaagaaaggatgggagaagaaaaagaaaggaaggaaggaaagaaggaaaaaacgaaagagagaagaaaaaggaaaaaaagaaagaaaggaaaggctaagaaaaagaaagaaacataaaaggaaggaaaggaaggtagaagaaaaagaaaaaagaaggaaagaaagaagaaaaagaaaggaaggaaagaaggagagagaggtgaAGGATATCTACTAGGGTGCATGACTGGGACCGCCGCCAGAAAGGCGGCACAACGGGGCATCCCATTCCATGGGGAAACTAGGACACCCCTATCCTACGAGATTTAAAACCTTGACTATTAGCATTGCTAAAATGTAACAAATAATTCAAAAAGTAGGTTTC
Coding sequences within it:
- the LOC103705834 gene encoding protein Dr1 homolog, which encodes MEPMDIVGKSKEDVSLPKATMFKIIKEMLPPDVRVARDAQDLLVECCVEFINLVSSESNEVCSREEKRTIAPEHVLKALEVLGFGEYVEEVYAAYKQHKLDTLDSPKGGKSSLEMTEEEALAEQQRMFAEARARMNNGMALQKQSDSDHGLNS